TTGTCGGAGGCCGCGCTCCATGCCAGGACCCATCCCGCCGACCTGGAGCGTGCCCTGAATGAAGGAATGTCCACTGTTCGGCGAAGGCTGGTCCGGACCTGGGTGGTGGTGATCGCTGCCGCGGTGCTCGTGACAGCCGGGTTGGTGGCGGTCCGCATGCTCCTTGACAGGCCACCCGTAGTGCTGGAGTCCATCGCTGTGAGCGCACCCACCAGCTCGCTCCTCCCCGAGGCCGTCCTTCAGCTGTCGGCCGAAGCAACCTACAGCGACGGCTCACGGAGTCCGCTGCAGGACGGCGTCGAGTGGGCCTCGGACAACCTTGCTGTGGCCGGAATCACCGCTGATGGCCAGGCGACGGCGGTCGCGCCCGGCGTCGCCGGCCTGACAGCAACGGTCGACGGCGTCTCCGGACGCTTCGAGCTCAAGGTCACCACGCCGGGAACGGCCTCGCTGACGGCCCTGCGCATCACTCCAGGCGATGCCGAGGCCAGCCCTGGAGGCAAAGTGCCGCTCGTCGCCGAGGGAACATACAGCGATGGTTCACTCGGGAAGCTAAACGTCACTGCTGTTTGGGAGTCCCGCAATCCTGACATAGCGAGCGTGGACGGTGATGGCCTGGTCACTGCTGTAGCGCCGGGCACAGCCACCATCTCGGCCTCCCAGGACGGGTTCCAGGCCACTGCGCGCATCACTGTCACCACGCCACCACCGGCAAAGCTCTCCGGTTTGGCCATCGAGCCCGCCGAACTGACCATCAAGCAAGGGCAGTCCCACCAATTGGCTGCAATTGCCTCGTACACGGATGGGTCCACCAAACCCGAATCCAACGTGACCTGGTCCACCAGCAACCCGAAGGTCGCAACAGTCTCGGCCTCCGGGCTCCTGACCGCGCGGGGCCTGGGGCAAGTGCTGATCGAAGCCAAGCACGTGGACGCTGATGGGAAGGAATGGAAAGCTCAATCGAAGGTGACGGTGGAGCATGCGGTGATTGCCGTCGTCGTGGGTCCTGCTGGCCCGCACGCAGTCGAACCGGGCGCCACCGTCCAACTGACCGCCACAGTCACGTACAGCGACGGCAAATCCGGGAAGCCCGTCATTACCTGGGCGTCAAGCCGCCCGATCATCGCCTCCGTCAGCAATGGCTTGGTACGGGGAGGCCCCGTGCAAGGCCAGGCAACCATCACAGCCACAGTGGACGGCGTGTCCAGCAACGGGGTAGTGGTCAGCGTTGGTCCAACGATTCCCACCCAAGGGCCGGTAAAGGGCTAACAAGCCTTTAGAGCTTCGCGATGATCTCCGCAAGCAACGTCGAAATACGTTTGCCAGCCGCTTGGCCGGCTTCGAGGACCTCGGCGTGGCTTAGCGGAACCGGGCTGATGCCCGCGGCAAGGTTGGTGACCAGCGAGATGCCGAAGACCTCCATGCCTGCATGGCGTCCGGCGATGGCTTCCAAAGCCGTGGACATTCCCACGAGGTCCGCGCCGATGCGCTTGGCGTACTGGACCTCGGCAGGCGTCTCGTAGTGAGGACCACTGAACTGGGCGTAGACGCCCTCCTGCAGGGAGGGATCCACCTCGCGGGCCAGCTGCCGGACGCGTGAAGAGTAGAGGTCCGTGAGGTCCACGAAAGTGGCGCCCTCAAGCGGGGACGTGGCGGTCAGATTGATGTGGTCGCTGATGAGTACAGGCGTGCCGGGAGTCCAGTCCTCGTTGAGGCCACCGCAGCCATTGGTGAGGACCAGCGTCTTGCAGCCCGCGGCTGCGGCAGTGCGCACGCCATGGACTACAGACCGGACACCCTTGCCTTCGTAGTAGTGCGTCCTGGCTCCGAGGACCAAAGCGCGCTTGCCTTCCTTGGTCAGGACCGAACGGATGGTTCCAACATGGCCCACAACGGAGGGTTGATGGAAACCAGGAACTTCCGAGGCATTCAGGGTGGCGGTGGTTTCGCCAATGAGATCGGCAGCCTCGGCCCATCCGGAACCGAGCACCAAGGCTACGTCGTGGGACTCAACGCCAGTTTCGGCGGCAATGAAGTCCGCGGCTGCCCGGGCAGCCTCGAAGGGGTCTGTGTTCATCAGCTCAGTGTTACTCACTGGTACAAGCTACCCTGCGTGTGCAGCAATTTGGTAGGGACCGGTTCGACGCCGGCGGGTGAGGCTTGGCTGACTGGCAGCCTGCCGTGCAATGAGCGAGAATTGAGAATTGTGACCACCCAAGTTGACTTCAGTTCCCCCCGTATCGCGATTCTGGGAGGTGGTCCCGGAGGATATGAAGCCGCCATGGTGGCCGCTTCCCTCGGCGCAAAAGTCACCATCATCGAGCGGGCGGGCCTTGGCGGCTCCGCCGTGCTGACCGACGTCGTGCCTTCCAAAACCCTGATTGCCACCGCCGACCTCATGACCCGCGTAGGTGAGGCGGACGAGTTGGGCGTCAAGTTCGACGGCGACGGTGGAGGGTCCAAACCGCGCGCTGACCTCAAGCACATCAACGATCGCGTCCTGGATCTCGCCCGTGGACAGTCCCACGACATCCGTGCGGGCTTGGAGCGCCTCGGCGTGGAGATCGTGATCGGTTCCGGCAAGCTGCTGGACAACAACACCATCGAGGTCCTGACCCTTGAAGGCGTCCGGACCATCGACGCAGATGCCATCCTCCTCGCGGTGGGCGCACACCCGCGCGAGCTGCCTACAGCCAAGCCCGACGGCGAACGCATCCTCAACTGGGCCCAGATCTACAACCTCGACGAATTGCCCGAGGAACTGATCGTGGTGGGCTCCGGTGTCACCGGCGCCGAGTTCGCCTCCGCGTACAACGGCCTCGGCTCCAAGGTCACCCTGATTTCCAGCCGTGACCAGGTCCTGCCCGGCGAGGACACGGACGCTGCCAAGTTGCTGGAAGGCGTGTTCGAGCGCCGCGGCGTTCGGGTCTTGTCCCGGTCCCGCGCAAACGCAGTTGAGCGGACCGACGACGGCGTGAAGGTCACCCTGGGTGATGGATCGGTAGTCACGGGCTCGCACTGCCTGGTATGTGTTGGTTCCATCCCCAACACCGCAGGAATTGGGCTTGAGGAAGCCGGCGTGACGCTGACGGAGTCCGGACACATCAAAGTGGACGGTGTTTCCCGCACCACTGCTCCCAACATTTACGCAGCCGGCGACTGCACGGGTGTCTTCGCTCTCGCATCCGTAGCTGCCATGCAGGGCCGCATCGCGATTGCACACTTCATGGGCGACGGCGTGAAGCCGCTCAAGCTCAACCAGGTGGCGTCCAACATCTTCACC
This window of the Arthrobacter sp. StoSoilB5 genome carries:
- a CDS encoding Ig-like domain-containing protein, whose product is MRDAVRERLLSEAALHARTHPADLERALNEGMSTVRRRLVRTWVVVIAAAVLVTAGLVAVRMLLDRPPVVLESIAVSAPTSSLLPEAVLQLSAEATYSDGSRSPLQDGVEWASDNLAVAGITADGQATAVAPGVAGLTATVDGVSGRFELKVTTPGTASLTALRITPGDAEASPGGKVPLVAEGTYSDGSLGKLNVTAVWESRNPDIASVDGDGLVTAVAPGTATISASQDGFQATARITVTTPPPAKLSGLAIEPAELTIKQGQSHQLAAIASYTDGSTKPESNVTWSTSNPKVATVSASGLLTARGLGQVLIEAKHVDADGKEWKAQSKVTVEHAVIAVVVGPAGPHAVEPGATVQLTATVTYSDGKSGKPVITWASSRPIIASVSNGLVRGGPVQGQATITATVDGVSSNGVVVSVGPTIPTQGPVKG
- a CDS encoding purine-nucleoside phosphorylase, with the protein product MSNTELMNTDPFEAARAAADFIAAETGVESHDVALVLGSGWAEAADLIGETTATLNASEVPGFHQPSVVGHVGTIRSVLTKEGKRALVLGARTHYYEGKGVRSVVHGVRTAAAAGCKTLVLTNGCGGLNEDWTPGTPVLISDHINLTATSPLEGATFVDLTDLYSSRVRQLAREVDPSLQEGVYAQFSGPHYETPAEVQYAKRIGADLVGMSTALEAIAGRHAGMEVFGISLVTNLAAGISPVPLSHAEVLEAGQAAGKRISTLLAEIIAKL
- a CDS encoding NAD(P)H-quinone dehydrogenase, with protein sequence MTTQVDFSSPRIAILGGGPGGYEAAMVAASLGAKVTIIERAGLGGSAVLTDVVPSKTLIATADLMTRVGEADELGVKFDGDGGGSKPRADLKHINDRVLDLARGQSHDIRAGLERLGVEIVIGSGKLLDNNTIEVLTLEGVRTIDADAILLAVGAHPRELPTAKPDGERILNWAQIYNLDELPEELIVVGSGVTGAEFASAYNGLGSKVTLISSRDQVLPGEDTDAAKLLEGVFERRGVRVLSRSRANAVERTDDGVKVTLGDGSVVTGSHCLVCVGSIPNTAGIGLEEAGVTLTESGHIKVDGVSRTTAPNIYAAGDCTGVFALASVAAMQGRIAIAHFMGDGVKPLKLNQVASNIFTSPEIASVGVSEADLASGKYQGDVVMLSLLSNARAKMRNTKDGFVKIIARKGSGTVIGGVVVGPNASELIFPISVAVTQKLHVDDVASAFTVYPSLTGSISEAARRLHVHM